The genomic interval ttcactttctcctccacttCTGGCACTGTCGAGATTACTCTCATCACTGTCCATCTCAAAGGACATATCTGCAGAGGACATGTCCATGTCTAGAAGTGGTTCAGTGGCCGGACCTGATGATACACTCTCTGCCATGTGTCGGGCAAATGCCCTTTGTGGCCCCAGATTGTCCTAGACCAGACAGTAAAAGATGAATGAGAAAGGGTACGATTCAAGATGAAAAGTAAGGCCCGCTTTACACTTTGAAATTGCTGTACGATGTGTAGAACAGTAATGTAAATCGGGCCTAATAAGTGATTATCATGTTTATAGGTTTTCATCTATAGTTACTAAGTTTGGCGGTCGGATAAAGGGCAATATgcattctcttgtttttatattgGTGTGGTTCAGATCTTCCATAATTAGCACTCGACCGAGAAAGGTGACAGGGTCATTGAAATGCTAAACTCCACTGTTGTTTACATTAGGTTCGAAGCGTAGACTTTAGGGAATATCGGCAGGTAAATTGCCGCCTGGCTTCTATTTTCCACGGTAGATGCTAtaaatcccccccaaaaaatggcTTGCTGGACGCAAAATTCATCAAATCGGTACTTCCATGAAAACAAACTTATATAAATGGGAAAACTTATCAAATCGGAACTGAAGGTGGTTGACAGGTAAGTAATCTACTTTATCTACTCATATCTATTAGAGAATACTAAGTGAGACCGGTGATCGATGACAACACATAACGTTACGGTCCACGCAAAAGTTAGAAAACAAAACTTTTCTACATACCTCGTTGCTGGAATCTTCCTCCATCAGGTGAAAACCCTCCAGGGCTTTCTGCTTTGTTGCTCGGGGAGGACGATGTGCCATCCTTACAGAAATGAGAAAACCACGGGCGCAGAAAAAGCAGCACAAAACGGTACAAAACGGCACAAAACGGTACAAAAATGGTACAAAATTCGAATGTGGGTGCGTATCGTAAAGTATGTACACTTAGAAAACAATTCGCGCATTGGCAAACAGAACCAGTGACAGGATCACATTTTAGAATCTCCGGAAGCGTTCGGGACTCATCGGTCTTGTTCCGAGGATTGCCGACTGGAATCctgtttatttttgtgagatcgcaataaataaagaaaatgtcgcccattgtttttgtttacgattttctatcagttctcaccacacaacgacgtctcatcttcgcaccttgaatgtcgatatgtaatggtagggagttattgaaatatactacgtgtaaaaaagactagaaattgaatgttcatttttgttgcactgggtgcctttaataggaAACTAACGGAACACCAGATaattgggaattgtaaacaggcaaTTAGTACAATTGTAAACCAGCAGTTACTACAAGGGTAGTTGAATTCAAATAAGTAGCTCCACAGTTTTGAGAATTGCAAACCGGCTGTTACTTACTGCAATTGTAATCAGGCAGTCACTTACTGCAGGGGAAGTTGAATGTTAAATAAGTTgaactaaaaacaaaaatgatttctgatatgaatgttgacattctgtgcgcaaaacctttcaaaatcagttaaaaatatataaataaaataaaaggcacATTGTAGGCTACGTTGGCTACCTGAGGTGATTGTTTaagatgttttttattttttacttttttaacaGCAAAAAAAAGAGATTTAAAATCTGATTTCCAAGTGTCCTGgtcaagacaggcagcagtagcctacagtcagaCATAGCCTACACACAAAGCATTGGAAAaatacaactaaaacagtcGGCAGGGGGGATATGCATGCAAgtcatttcgggaggctcaaggaggagagtaggctgatattatttttattagcaAGAAAGTGCAAGCCAAAGACATATAGGGAGGCTCAAGAAGGAGAGTAATATAACATTTAAGCAATCGGATTTCAGAttagcaacaaagtgtagtctatagacagaacgccTTACCTGGGAGAGTGTCTACGGCGGGGCCGTTACAACAGTCGGAAGGGTGAGGGACCCGAGGGTGGATATGATATAGAGAGACGGGACggttgaaacacagcgatttcctcgaaaaccacgcaaggctttcacgtcaaatttcgtcactacgttcagcacgcaagactgaccaaccccgcgAAATTTCGTGTAATTacgtcccaccgttcaaatgttatcccccgaacctgttttcgagagcgctaagtaaaatccttcctgcggtagtgtttttgtaataaatagatgtgttttttgtttcatgccataataatatgactatacaacagatgagttagtacttaaacctgtgctaaagtgtgcaatgtcagagttttgaagtttagaggtaaaaaaggtgTCCCGGCTAAGTGTCAGTATAGCCgcgctgtcgggacgattgaaacacttgtttcaaacgcaacaggagtcatgttatccggttgacgtggtcgtttttgtttaaaataaataaaaggatgttcgactgtgtatccctaaacatgacttaggactgggaaataagtacatttaatgcaaatgtagtcgtccaaaagaagaaaggttagttttaatcgaaatgtgcatcttcacaattacgcacgggccatATATTTgaacctatttatattatttatttatgttattaaATTTTAGCAATGACCAGTACACTCCTATGTTGTCCGGtatgttgcataaaaacaagagtaaggtcaatagtttctttttaaaatatgctgtttcattcgtcccgcatgtgtgtttcaaacgtcccgactaggcggggcgtttgaaacagatCTCAACTtacgttcaaagttaaaaaaacagctcgatcatccaaaatatatattaaattacacttgtaactaagagaacacacGTGTGAGTTGTTGATtacatgttgaaattatttgtacAGGCCTACGTAACGTAGGCtaatctttgaaaaagacgtttaactgaaaagtgtttcaatcgacccggtgttgtgtcgagacaACAGGTTAGGACCTAACCGTCCGTACCGTACCGCTCCGGCTGCAGTGGTCACATGAGCACTGGTGTGGAGTGTGTGGAGAAGCAACTTGTCGGACAGCCTCAGGACTGCTATTATAGTCGTAAGATATATCaaattataaaacaataaaaatagtgTTTAGCAGCTTCCATGGCTGTATCTTTGTCCAACACAGGCAATCGCAGACGAACTCCCCTTGGTATCTTTCTCCAAAAGTGCCCACAAATAAAGATGTAGGCTACACAAGCTTCGATTCTGTGTTTTCATGCCACTGCCCATGCTCTTGCACGGCGCATGCTCAGGGAGACCGAGGCGCGCAGTTATAACTATGTGCGAAGATTATGGTTGCGTTTTAGGAAGTGTGATCATTCTCAATTATGAATGCAGAGCAAAACCGTGAAGCATGAGACATCGAGAgggttaattaattaaataaataaaggaagaaGGAAGTGTGGGTGGGGCAGACAGACTCCACACAGACATTCCAGTGGGTGTGTTCAGCAGACAGGTAAGTCATGTCGCGACCTGCTCACCtgttctgctgctgcagcaaGACACCACATTGATGTAGACGTGTTGTTGACATTCTCTCTCAGTTTCTCAGATTAATTTACTCTTCCCGACACACTGCTTTAAACCAGGGTTCCTACTAGTGATTCGTCGAGATTTGTTGTCCAGTCTGATTATGTCAGAAATCCGAGTGTATTACTCCAGTGTCAGCGGCTGTCTCAAGGTACCGTAATGGTTTTGTTTAATTTCACATTATATGTTATTTCTCATTTCATGTTACGACTCCCTAACTGAATACAAATGGATGCATGGATTTCAAATAACTTCCACGGCATCTCTTTACCTTGTCACTTTTAGTTACTTGCCTTTCGGGAGCTGTTCTCGCACAGTCtgtactgtaggcctactgttcacTTTAGGAACAACAAGATAATCACCTGGCTCTGCGTTTGCATTTTTCTAGACGAAGAAACAACAGCAACACATACTAATGGTTTTGGACGGGAGAAAAATAGTCCACACTGACGTGGACGTTACCCAGGACCCTGAGAACAAGGACAAGATGAGGAGGATTGCCTGCAACGACGCAGCACTGCCTCCCCAGATATGCAACGGTGACCAATACTGCGGGGTGAGTCCTTCAAACCAcgactatggcgacacattagtgtcTTGATCACTTGAAAACATTAGTCAGTTCTGCATTAGTCAACTTCGTCGTGCTCCTACAACAGCCACACCtctgtgctggggggggggggggggggggggggggggggggggggggggctatgtgGGTGTGTTGCACATATTTTGCAAATATGTGCAGAACTGAATCATTGACCGCAATAGAGACTGTAGTAGCAGTACCAAAGTGTTTAAGTGTGTCTTCAAacttctcatacacacacagacacacgcaaaatGACCAGTTGTCTTGTTGTATAATTAACTCTGTATGTCCTTCTTTCTATAGGACTATGAGGGTTTTTTGAATGCTGTAGAGGAGGAAAAATTGACAGAGTTCCTTAAACTCTGAAGACGACAAGGAAAAAGTGCATTTTTgctgctatcttttttttttgaaaatacaaataaagggcTGTATAATTATCCATGACTCAATAATTACTGTTGATGATTATCATTGCAGAGACACTTATTAGCCTACTATTCGTGGATTCTCTCTCAATTAATGCCACCCATTGTGCCAATATATTTTGAAGCATTATCTGTACGATTAGGCCTTTTTCTTTTGCTAATGACACATTtgtttgaattattattatttaaaaaattcaGTCCAAAATTCAGTGTTGTAAGTCCTTACCCTTGCAATGAGATATGTTAAATAAAGCCTGATATAGAATAGATTATACATTCATACACTACAAAAAGCATAAGCAAACAATTATTGAGTGATTTTAACACACCGATCCAGGGCTAAGCCTCAATGGTTTCGGTGTGCGATTGGGTCAAAGGAAGCGTTTAAAAAGCAGGCAGTGATTTGTACACTGATTAAATGCACAGACTTTGacaatcttgcctagggcgctATGTTAGCCAGAGCCGGCTATAGGAAAGCTGTACATTGATAAACCTTCAGTTAGGGAACCTTTGTATTGCGTGACAACGACCAGTAGAGGTCGCTCCAAGATCTCATAATCGCCAATATTTGCCCCATGGAACGTTCACATACAATAAAACTATGTAACCGTGTATAGTTTAAGCAGCAATGAATAAATGAGCAACCCTCTGTTTGTCAACATGTGTTCCCTTTGCCCGATTCAAGTTGATTAACCAAACCGTCTGATGCAGTTACTTCAATTACTTGGAGAAGTTTGTATTTCATTCCATACCTTTGCCAATAACCTCCAAATGTTTCCATATTCTTACTTTATGAAACTGTGCTGGAGGGTCGTGGCTCTGTGTAAACACTGGGAGGCTGGAAGCTAGTATAGTATTGTAACTGGCTGcctataattaattaatatcagttaatttgtattattcgagagagagagacaatcaaACGGTCTGTTTTATTCAGACACAGGAATATTCCACTTCCGACTTTATATTAGGAATTACTCTTTAGGATGGAGTTATTAAAAACGTTTTATGAAATCGTGTCATCCTTCGGCGAGAAGTGACTCATGAATATTCAATAAGTATGTGTTTATAAAACCTGCACATGCATGTTAAAACAAATGTGGTTTGTGCTTCCGGATCCCCAGGATTCCAGGCAGCACTTCTCGCCTCACACACATTTTGGACCATTAGCCAGTTTTCCCAGCAGACATTTGAattcaaaatacaaatacaaatagtcTCCTGATAATCTGACCAACatacaccccccacacaccacacacacacacacacacacacacacacacacacacacacacacacacacacacacacacacacacacacacacacacacacacacacacacacacacacacacacacacacacctcatttaAACATCTGTTGGTTATTTATCTGTGATGGTGAAACAGCAATGTGGTGGACATCTGTCCTGCATAAACCCACTCACTTAGAATGAACAACATGCTTAGAAGATACCTCGTCCACCTTCCTGTATATTGATTTGGGCTCAAAATAGTAACACAGGTTTAGATTAACATATGCCAGCGGCGATAGATATAAAGACTTGATTTGAACAGAGGGGGAGATTGTATTTTTTGGTCAAGTGTCTTTGTTAAAGTTCCTTTAATGGCAATGGTGTGCCATTgctgagtaggcctacttccaGCCCAGGATCTGTGGTGCTGTTTCACCCCTGAAGTCCTGCTATAATAAAATAGAAGGACTGCAGCTTGATCCAAGATTACTGGCCAGTGATATCATCCTTGGCCCTGAAAAAGTGAATAAAGATAATTAATAGAAATAAATGTTATCCTATCCTCACATTACCTTCTCCTCAAAGATGTCAGCAATGCACACAACGTCTAAACACAAATGCGATTCAACTATTTAAAAATGTACTACTTTACACTCATTAAATAATAGAGGCATGTTGGATTTTCCTGAATTATTGAGTTTTGAATGTGAAAGTCATTTAAATCCATTTTTATTAGTTGAAATAGTTGTTCTTTCTTCCAattgaaaaatacattttaatgtaaaTTTGAAGGGCTTCTGGCCTCCATTATGGTCGATTGTGACAAAGATCTGGTGTTAAACCACATCTCAGactaaacaaaacacaaatgtgATGAGGTTGTCACTTAGCCTGGCtctgcccgcctaagtacttccgctcaatttgaatttcccttcagttgactctctgtacaaatgaaagtacgagagtctggtaggaccaggctagttaGTACTGGACTCTAAGAAGTTGAGATTTTTCATGAACCTTAACATTTACTTCATAACATGAGAGTAGGATAGTGTAGAAGCATAGGGTGACTGACTCCCAACCGAAAGGTTTGTTGTTCGATTCCCACGGTCACCAGTCTACCTGTGAGCATGATTTCagaaccccctacctgctcttaaATTACATGTATCCaaggttgctttggataaaagtaccGGCTTAATAAAATCATCAGAAAATCTATATAACTATTTCTTTCTTACCAATTCAGCCAGAACCAATAACAACCATGATGAGCCAGGGGATGAATGCAaagtatttatgtatatatatatatatatatatatatatatatatatgtttataaatgtatatatctcTTCAACATAACTGCATAACAACATATTCATAGAACACACACTGTAAGTATACAACAGAATCACCAGACACTTGATATGATGGCGGTGAGGAACATGGCTTTCAAGGCAGCTTCCCTTTTGGTGACCCCAGTCCAAGCGGTGTGCCAACTTCTGTGTATAGTCATTTCAAAGCTTCagcaaacttaaaaaaaaaaaaaatgaaataaatactgTACAAGAAGTAAGAACATATACGTAAtgctatgttttttttatattttttgttcttttcTCTTTAGAAATCACCAGAATAAAAAGTTCTCGACAATAGAACAGCTTGATAAGCATTTTGAGGACAGGAGCAATTTCCCCTTTTTGAAAACCTCTTTCTAATATTCCAAACATagatagaaatatatatttatacactcATATTTGGAATATTAAAATATAAGACGACATCtagtatgcatatatatatatatatatatatatatacacatatatatatatatatgtatatatataatttatataaagtGCCTTCCTTCATCATCGGTGATCAAACAGCGTGAATGATAGCATACATCTGGGGAAAAAATCCTGAAATAGTTTGGGCGCGTCAGCCCATAGAAGTAGAGTAGATAGAAGGGCTTCTTCCCAGAGCATCATGGTATTTAGTTGTGTTCATCAATGTTGACACAGGAATCATAATGATAATGAtggtaataattataatataataataataccaataataatatgatagtaataattataaaataatacaCATAATTAAAAGGCTGAATATTGTCATGATGCCTCGACAGTGATAATGACTTCTCATTGCTTCTTTCTCTCCTAATATTCTTGTAATTAAAATCATGAGGAAGCTTATTTCAAAAGGATCGCCCGGTCTGTTAATTTAAGCTCTATGTGGTCGATCCCCCGCAGTACTCCCATATAACAACATGtataaaaaaatgaattcaaCGACCTGGAATaataacacacaaaataaatgatcTTAACACCATTACTGATCCAGAGTGAACCTAATTCGAGCTTCAACCGGTTGAATACACTCAATGCACTTTTTGCGCTGGGGACAATTTGTGCTCTGGGGACAAGGTAAAGACCATTTAAGACCATTGGACACATACGTGTTGTGGTTCTTGCTGTCCTAATTGATGCTGAAAAACATCACTCTCGAATCACGGTTACATACTTGGAGCCCTTTCCTTCGTTGGTTTTTGTTTTAGACTTAATTCCATCTCTTGATATTTATAACCTCCAGGTTCAGCGATAACTAATCTGTTTGAGCTCAACCATCTGGAATGACTAATTAGCAAAAGCCCAGAATAAGAAGTGCATTTAATGAGTGGAGTCAGCCGGTTCAATGCATTGGGTGGAACAAGTACTGAAAATACTGTCTCACTCCCTGAACCCTGAACTGTCCATCCTTGTGGTTTGATCTGATTTACAAGCGTCTATATTCCCAAAGAGATTAATTAATGGAAAGTTCAAGTCCTCAAAATGAGAGTTTGTTATCTCCTCACCCTGATGTCAGTTGGAATTCCAGAGCAGCTTTAACCTCCACGTCACATAGATGAGGCTAGTGTAGCACGCAAGTAGCCATTTGCACGAGACAATAGTAAAGGGAATAAACGTTATTTGAATTAATTTACTTTAGAAATAGTTTTGAAATTATGAATTATGAAATACTGACATGTTTGATAGG from Gadus macrocephalus chromosome 21, ASM3116895v1 carries:
- the zgc:153284 gene encoding SH3 domain-binding glutamic acid-rich-like protein 3, whose amino-acid sequence is MSEIRVYYSSVSGCLKTKKQQQHILMVLDGRKIVHTDVDVTQDPENKDKMRRIACNDAALPPQICNGDQYCGDYEGFLNAVEEEKLTEFLKL